The Pan troglodytes isolate AG18354 chromosome 8, NHGRI_mPanTro3-v2.0_pri, whole genome shotgun sequence genome window below encodes:
- the PGAM1 gene encoding phosphoglycerate mutase 1, with the protein MAAYKLVLIRHGESAWNLENRFSGWYDADLSPAGHEEAKRGGQALRDAGYEFDICFTSVQKRAIRTLWTVLDAIDQMWLPVVRTWRLNERHYGGLTGLNKAETAAKHGEAQVKIWRRSYDVPPPPMEPDHPFYSNISKDRRYADLTEDQLPSCESLKDTIARALPFWNEEIVPQIKEGKRVLIAAHGNSLRGIVKHLEGLSEEAIMELNLPTGIPIVYELDKNLKPIKPMQFLGDEETVRKAMEAVAAQGKAKK; encoded by the exons ATGGCTGCCTACAAACTGGTGCTGATCCGGCACGGCGAGAGCGCATGGAACCTGGAGAACCGCTTCAGCGGCTGGTACGACGCCGACCTCAGCCCGGCGGGCCACGAGGAGGCGAAGCGCGGCGGGCAGGCGCTACGAG ATGCTGGCTATGAGTTTGACATCTGCTTCACCTCAGTGCAGAAGAGAGCGATCCGGACCCTCTGGACAGTGCTAGATGCCATTGATCAGATGTGGCTGCCAGTGGTGAGGACTTGGCGCCTCAACGAGCGGCACTATGGGGGTCTAACCGGTCTCAATAAAGCAGAAACTGCTGCAAAGCATGGTGAGGCCCAGGTGAAGATCTGGAGGCGCTCCTATGATGTCCCACCACCTCCGATGGAGCCCGACCATCCTTTCTACAGCAACATCAGTAAG GATCGCAGGTATGCAGACCTCACAGAAGATCAGCTACCCTCCTGTGAGAGTCTGAAGGATACTATTGCCAGAGCTCTGCCCTTCTGGAATGAAGAAATAGTTCCCCAGATCAAGGAGGGGAAACGTGTACTGATTGCAGCCCATGGCAACAGCCTCCGGGGCATTGTCAAGCATCTGGAGG GTCTCTCTGAAGAGGCTATCATGGAGCTGAACCTGCCCACTGGTATTCCCATTGTCTATGAATTGGACAAGAACTTGAAGCCTATCAAGCCCATGCAGTTTCTGGGGGATGAAGAGACGGTGCGCAAAGCCATGGAAGCTGTGGCTGCCCAGGGCAAGGCCAAGAAGTGA